The Triticum aestivum cultivar Chinese Spring chromosome 6D, IWGSC CS RefSeq v2.1, whole genome shotgun sequence genomic sequence GCTCATTACAATAATCCTGGAGCTGTCATTTTTGTTAGTGATAGCTTTGGAACATAACATAACCTTTTTGCAAGGTTATGTTTTGCAAATGAATCTGCAACCATACCTACAGGTTATATAGTTCCAGAGAAGTGCACAAAACAATTTTATTACTAGATTACGTTCTCGATTTATTGTGCTGCTAGATTATAAGTGGAAACGAACATTTAGGCATAGTAACATCGATCGCATCTCAGGATGATGCAACTGACCATATTTTCTTTTGAGGGAAcgcagggaggggggggggggggggggggggggtacaagtGGTAAGGTTTCAGATTACAGGGGAATCAGAGGTTCAGGGATTCTATGTAGGGGATCCAGGCCAGCATGCCTCCCCGTTTGTGAGCTTCAGTCTACTGTCCTACAATTGACTATGAAAGTAGCCTAGACGATCAGAATATTCTATCACAGCAACCCCCTAACTGGATCATCTTTATTAAAAGTAAACCACTTGGGATTGGTTTTTTTTTGCGTGAAAAATACCACTTTGAATGATCCCATCAGTTAACCAAGCTCTGATTTGTGCATCAAATAAACTTTTGAAGTCGTGACGGTGTAACCAGCTCGTGCGCCCACACCAAAGAACTTTATTAATTTTGTTTCAGATTCTTCTCTTGGCTGTCAAGTACAGAGAATAGGCAGAGGTAAAACTATATATACAATGATAAATTTAAGTTTCGGTGTATTATGTATCATTCTGATGGAAATTTGGCAAATGTTGTGCGCCGTCCACAGAAACTGCATAGAAGCCATCTTTGTTGCGGTATGATGCGGGGAGTCTTTAATCCTCTGCCCAGTGTCTACTATTCGGTGTCAAGAAGCTGTCTTCTCTCTATACCTCATGGAGTAGTGCCCAAATTGCGCCAGATTCAGTAAGCTAAGAGCAGCCATCATCCAGAAGAAATAGTCCAAATGCCCTTCATTCAGATTATCCGGGATCCATCCAGGATCATCACCGTGCGTCGTGGCCACCGCAACAACACTAAATACGAGCGCGTTGAAGTAAGCCGCGGACGCAACTGCAAGCTGCGCGAATGCTGCACAAAGGCTCTTCATGGTGTAAGGGGCCTCATCGTAGAAGAACTCCATCATGCCGATTCCTGCGAAAACTCCGGCTGCACCATGCATTACATACGCAGGCACTTGCCACAGAATGCTCACTGGCACAGGCACATTCTGGTCTCTCAGACCGCTAGCTTGTGCTGTCGCCAGTCTCTTCATCTCGAGCATTGCTGAGTAGACCATGGTCAGCATGGACAGCGCAAAGCCAATTCCAAGGCGCTGCGTCTGCGAGAAGCCCTTCGCCTTGCCAGTATAACGCCGCGCGAGTGGCACTAGCACGGATTCGTAGATGAAAACCCCGATAAGGACGCTGAACACGCTGACAATAGCGAGGGAGGCAGGTGGGATTGCGAACTGGCCGACGTGGTTGTCCATGACCATCCCCTGCTCGATAAACGTTGATGCGGTCTGCCCAGCGACTGCGTAGAAGATCACGAACGACGCCCAGACGTGGAACATCCGTAGCAGTATCTTCAACTCCTCAACTTGGGTCACTGTGCAGAGACTCCATGAACACAACGGCAACACCATGCATGTCTGGTCTAACGGGGGCGGCACAGTGGCAGCCTTGTCTAGAAACCTGAAGATTTCAGTCACATAATTATAACTTGTAGATATAAGAGGTAAGCTCTCGCATTTAAGTTTACTCATAGATGCAGTTTCTAGATATGGTTTCATAGCAAATTTCTGATATCTTTTGTACTTGCAGATAAGATGTTCAGCTCGCAAGTGAATTATTGTCTTACACCAAAAGATGTCATAGCTCAATGAAAATGACTTGTTTTTAATTGTCAAATTTAGACAATAGGTTGACTTGAGTAATGCAATAATTGGAGTACCTGAATTGACTTGTATGCTGAATTTTGTGACTTGATTCAGCTGATGATGACGAACTGGCCAGCTCGTACAAGAGCGAGATATCATCTGGCAGTTGCACATGCCACTTTCTGACGGCCGCAACGAGCACCTGACAGATACTCGTGAATGGGCTTGCTCTCAGTTTCCTGAACCTGTACACTCTGGAGCCACCAACAAATACTGCTAGGCCCAAGGTCATGAGCACCGTTGGGATTGCAAAACTGAGCCCCCACCCACCATTGTCCTGCAGCCAAACAAGCAGTGTGCTTGACAGAAGGGAGCCGAGATTGAGCAGGAAGTAGTACCAGTTGAAGAAGGAGCCCTTCTTCTCCAGCTCCATCAGGTCCCCGCCGTCGAATTGGTCGGCACCGAAGGCTGACGCACAGGGTTTAATGCCACCGGTCCCAAGTGCGGCAAGATAGAGTCCCAGGTACACCACCAC encodes the following:
- the LOC123144006 gene encoding protein NRT1/ PTR FAMILY 8.3 isoform X1, with the protein product MYMAQQKRVFQVFKGGLGSRHRNFIVEHGLDDDSYCESGLALIRIKGSAMEAAAADEERPLLHLQPYNQDVGSEYTGDGSVDINNQPALKCNTGNWRACYMILGVEFCECVAFFAIATNLVTYLTTVLHESKVAAARDVSAWVGACFLTPLIGAFLADTYLGRYWTIVVSLPVHTIGMLVLTVAASVPTSYYHGDVHRTVVVYLGLYLAALGTGGIKPCASAFGADQFDGGDLMELEKKGSFFNWYYFLLNLGSLLSSTLLVWLQDNGGWGLSFAIPTVLMTLGLAVFVGGSRVYRFRKLRASPFTSICQVLVAAVRKWHVQLPDDISLLYELASSSSSAESSHKIQHTSQFRFLDKAATVPPPLDQTCMVLPLCSWSLCTVTQVEELKILLRMFHVWASFVIFYAVAGQTASTFIEQGMVMDNHVGQFAIPPASLAIVSVFSVLIGVFIYESVLVPLARRYTGKAKGFSQTQRLGIGFALSMLTMVYSAMLEMKRLATAQASGLRDQNVPVPVSILWQVPAYVMHGAAGVFAGIGMMEFFYDEAPYTMKSLCAAFAQLAVASAAYFNALVFSVVAVATTHGDDPGWIPDNLNEGHLDYFFWMMAALSLLNLAQFGHYSMRYREKTAS
- the LOC123144006 gene encoding protein NRT1/ PTR FAMILY 8.3 isoform X2, whose protein sequence is MEAAAADEERPLLHLQPYNQDVGSEYTGDGSVDINNQPALKCNTGNWRACYMILGVEFCECVAFFAIATNLVTYLTTVLHESKVAAARDVSAWVGACFLTPLIGAFLADTYLGRYWTIVVSLPVHTIGMLVLTVAASVPTSYYHGDVHRTVVVYLGLYLAALGTGGIKPCASAFGADQFDGGDLMELEKKGSFFNWYYFLLNLGSLLSSTLLVWLQDNGGWGLSFAIPTVLMTLGLAVFVGGSRVYRFRKLRASPFTSICQVLVAAVRKWHVQLPDDISLLYELASSSSSAESSHKIQHTSQFRFLDKAATVPPPLDQTCMVLPLCSWSLCTVTQVEELKILLRMFHVWASFVIFYAVAGQTASTFIEQGMVMDNHVGQFAIPPASLAIVSVFSVLIGVFIYESVLVPLARRYTGKAKGFSQTQRLGIGFALSMLTMVYSAMLEMKRLATAQASGLRDQNVPVPVSILWQVPAYVMHGAAGVFAGIGMMEFFYDEAPYTMKSLCAAFAQLAVASAAYFNALVFSVVAVATTHGDDPGWIPDNLNEGHLDYFFWMMAALSLLNLAQFGHYSMRYREKTAS